One genomic region from Streptomyces venezuelae encodes:
- the ndk gene encoding nucleoside-diphosphate kinase codes for MSQRTLVLLKPDAVRRGLIGEIIGRIERKAGWTLAALELRELDQDTLEQHYGEHKGKPFYEPLMGFMSSGPVVALVVEGERVIEGVRQLAGPTDPIAAAPGSIRGDFGTIVRENLIHASDSEESALRELKIFFPGLV; via the coding sequence GTGAGCCAGCGCACGCTCGTCCTGCTCAAGCCCGACGCCGTCCGCCGCGGCCTGATCGGCGAGATCATCGGCCGTATCGAGCGCAAGGCCGGCTGGACCCTGGCGGCCCTGGAGCTGCGCGAGCTGGACCAGGACACGCTGGAGCAGCACTACGGCGAGCACAAGGGCAAGCCCTTCTACGAGCCGCTGATGGGCTTCATGTCCTCCGGTCCCGTTGTCGCGCTCGTCGTCGAGGGCGAGCGGGTCATCGAGGGCGTCCGCCAGCTCGCCGGCCCGACCGACCCGATCGCCGCCGCGCCCGGCTCCATCCGGGGCGACTTCGGCACCATCGTCCGTGAGAACCTGATCCACGCCTCGGACTCCGAGGAGTCGGCGCTCCGCGAGCTGAAGATCTTCTT